A stretch of DNA from Planococcus antarcticus DSM 14505:
CAGAGAAATAAATCCAAAACATGACGGCGCAGTAAAACTAAGAATTAAACATGACGGTGAAATAAAGTTAGAAGGCCATTATTGGACTGGAAGAGCCACTACCGGAAAAATGGAATTTAAAAGAACGTCAAAGAAAAACTCCCATGCATAATGGGAGTTTTTTCATTTAAATAAATATTTTCTACCTTCGACTAAAAACTTATGGGTATCACTAAAAGTATATTTTCGATTAGCACGGAATAAATATAACAATTCCGATACTTCCCCCCACTCTTTTGTCTTTTCAACACTTGATGTTTTTTCGATTAAGTAATCAAAACATTTTTGAACATCCTCTGTTAGTGTAGCGTTGTTAAATCTATCATTCGGCACATTCCAAATAAGTGATTCTACTAAAAAAGACGATACTTTTTCTACTGCATATCCCTCATCTAATAGATTATATCTTAGTCTTTTAAAAATACGTACCAATTTCTTGTACCGCCTAGAAGTTTCAGTATTTTTCCTTACTCCATTAATATAATGTTGTTCAGGAAAATTGATGATTCTATTTTGTGAATGCCTTGTCTGAAATTCAGTACCAGTAAGGTAACTTCCACCTAGAGAATATCTTCGATGCTCAAAACAAGGAACAACGTCTGCATCTACGCGATACGAATTAAAATTTATTTGTATTGCTTTATTTCCCAGCTCAACGTTTTCAATCCCAAAATGGTTTACTATAGCCGCTTCAATATCACTCCTGTATTGAGCAAAGGTATAATCAGCGTCTGAATTACCGAAGTCTTTATGGCCTTGCCCATCTGGATAATCTGCAAAAAATACGTCTTTTAATTTCACAGCGATATCTACATCACTAGTTAGCCTTACATTAGTATTGTTATGATAAGAACCTTTTGGAATCAATTGAATTCCGCGGTTTTTTAGAGCTGCTGATTTACTTAAGGCATCTCTAATCATCCTAATCGCATTTTCACATTTCGATTCTTCATTTTCACTTGCTGGTTTGGACCAATTCTGAAAAGTATCTTCTAAATTTGATTTAAATTCAAACATGCTATTCCTCCCATTTCCTCTTTGGTTGTTCATTTTATAATAAGAAAATAAATATAACTCACTTAAAAGTTTAGTTAACCTTGATTTTGGAATTCTAATTACAAGTTCTTCTTTCACTAACAAGTGAAATATTAATTATCACCACTTATAACGGTAATATTTCAAATAAAATTATATCGATTCATCGAATTTCTAGTCTTTTTTCTTTTGAGGTGGAGGTGTTGGTGGCTTAGCAGTACTGACTTCGGTTTTTTTTGAACCATAATTATTAATGTTGGTTCCATGACGGTTTTCTTTAGTATTTTTGTTAGGCATCATTTTCGACCTCCTCGTTTATATTATACGAATTACCAATTTCTATTACTAAATTTTCTCCTACTACAAAATCAAAATAGATTAGTTGCTGACTATACAAGTAATCGCTGTCCTCAGTGAAAACATCAACTTCTGTCAATGCTAACTCTCTCTTACCTGGTACATCTGAAAAATGGAGAATCTTACCTAAATAAGTCAATCTACTTTTGTTATCTCGAATGGTCACCCAAGAAACGTCATTGTTAGATATTATACTTTCCCATACTTCTCCATCTCCAAATTTTTTGGATAGCTTAAATTTAGCAGCTAAATTATATAAAATTTTATAATTTATTAAATATGACAGCACAACTCCTAAAAGGAAGCCTATTATAGAAACATGGATTACTACCGAAAGATCAATGTTAATGCGAGAATCTAAAATATTAACAAAAAATGAATTATGACTAAAAAGAGAATGTATAAAGTAAGCAATAATAGACAGCAAATAAGAATGAAGGAGAAAGTATTTTAAATCTTTTTTTGAATGATTGGTAAACAAATCGATTACCAATATTGCTATAACTCCTGGGATTAACAGTATTAATAGTTTTAATGTAAGTTCGCTAAAAGACACCCATATTCTCCTCCACTGAATTTATATATTCTTTAATATCTCTCTCACTAGTCTTATCTAATACGGCATCACAATCATAAAGTTTCAATAATTTATGAACTTAAATCGTATTCCCTATTTTCATATTAAATAAAATTTTCTAAGGTCGTGTCTGTTCGAGACTATTTATTACTCCTTATTAAATAATATTCAATTTTTAAATTGACATGCAACACAATTGCTATTGTGTTGTGTTTCTAAACTTATGCTTTGCCTTTCTATTGCATGACCATTCACTCAATCGGTTCGGCCGGAACAAAGAAGAGCTCCTCCAGGAGTGAAGTAATCTTACTGAAAATATTGAAGCCGATATTGTGGTACTGGATTTGCCGTTACTTGATACCACTTAATACAAAGACAGCATGGGAACATTTATTGTAGACTTAGTTTTACAGATTCTTTCCTGGATGACAGAAGAGAAAGCGAACTCATCCGGAAACGGGAGCGTGAAGGAATGGAAAGCCAAAGAGTTAAGAGCAGTGGAGGCATGCAAGAAGCCGGGGTTAAAAAGACCAGTTTTTATAAATTGGTCAAAGCGCTCGAAGAAGAAACAGGTAACACTATATAATAGAAGAAACTCTTTTTCCTTTATCAGAGCTATTAGTATAGTGTAACTCTATATTTCAATTAAAAGGAGGTGAATATATTACACAGAATATAATTTATTAGAAAATTTATAT
This window harbors:
- a CDS encoding nucleotidyltransferase domain-containing protein gives rise to the protein MFEFKSNLEDTFQNWSKPASENEESKCENAIRMIRDALSKSAALKNRGIQLIPKGSYHNNTNVRLTSDVDIAVKLKDVFFADYPDGQGHKDFGNSDADYTFAQYRSDIEAAIVNHFGIENVELGNKAIQINFNSYRVDADVVPCFEHRRYSLGGSYLTGTEFQTRHSQNRIINFPEQHYINGVRKNTETSRRYKKLVRIFKRLRYNLLDEGYAVEKVSSFLVESLIWNVPNDRFNNATLTEDVQKCFDYLIEKTSSVEKTKEWGEVSELLYLFRANRKYTFSDTHKFLVEGRKYLFK